CCGTAATACGCCAGTTCACGCGTAATATCCGGCGCGATCTTTTCCAGGGCTTGCCCTACCGTTACTTCCGGGTCCAGTGAAGCGCCCGTGAGAACGCTCGTGGTCATCGAAAGTATATTCGTGAGCATCGGGTCAAGGTCGAAATGCTGGCCCAGAAGGGTCATTCCGCTGGCGGCGCCATACTGTAAAGCCGTTTTGAAAGCCATCTGGATGCCCGCGTTCTCACCCATGAACCCGGAAACTCCGCCGGTCACAACGCTGGCTATCAATCCCGAAAGCACCGGGTCCACCCCAAGAGCCTCGAGTCCCACGCTTACCCCATATCCAACGCCAATTTTAATAAGCGTCGTTCCTGCGCCGCTTATGAGCGTCGGGACCGAAAAACCGGTCGCCACGGTCCCCGCTGCGGCCGTCCCCGCCGCCGCTCCGGCTCCCGCACCGCCTCCTATGCCCATAGCCCCCAGGAAAGTTTTCCCGACGAATACAAGCATGTTCCCTATATTGGCCACCGCCTGCACCAAGCCGGCCATCACGTTGCCGACCACGGTGGCCAGCGTAGACAATATACCGGTTATAGCGCCCATCACGACCGTGACCACCGCCGTGACCGCCTCTATGATCCCCGTAATTATCGGGATAATAAGCCAGAAGAACGCGCCCTTGATATTCTGCGCTTCCACGTCCGTAAGGACCTTTTCCGGAGCGATCGGCGTGTTCGCTATTACATCCCCCTGCCAATTGCTTTCAAAATCCGATCTGCTTATCGTTACCTCACCGCCGTCAGTCCCAAGGTTGCTGTCCCAGTAAGTCACCTCACTCGCGGTAACATCCAGGACCGTTACGTAATGGCTTTTGTTTATAAGCGTTATGAACGGCCCCTCAATGGCGAGAATATCCTGGTAGGTGAGCCTGCATGTCGTACCACTCACCCCGAATAACGTCGCCACCTTGTTCATCGTATACATGGAGATCTCTATTTTTTCATCGGTAGCGGGTCCGGTTATTCCCATCAAAAGATCTATAAGCAGGCTCTTGACCGCGACAGTTTCCAGGTCCTCATTAACGCCATTTTCCTCAAGATACCGTGCCAGCGTACCGAACGCGCTTCTGCCGAAATGCACGTCCTGCCCCTCCAGCCACTCCTGTACCGCCCGGATGAACGCATCCGTGATGTTAATGACATCCGATCCGGTCAGCCCAAGCCCGGCAAGCATGCCCGCTCGTTGTCCCGGGTCGTTCAGATATTCCGTTATAAATGTGATAACTCCCGAGGTAACATTAGCTTTAAAAGCTGCCGCTACTACGGCTTCAGAAGAATTGACCAGATCTTCTTTCAGCGCTTCGGCGCTGAATACCCGCGCGTATTTCTCTTTCGGCCTTAATCCCGGCAGGATATCCTGCAATATATACCTGTTCAGCCACGCTATATCCACCTTGTCCTTTTCCATCAGGCCTGATACAGGACAGGCCAAACAGGAAAGTCCATCGGCGTAAGCGATAGTATCCGACGACAATTTCGACCTGAACGCGCTTTCCGACCCGTAATATGCCACCATTTGGCCGTATAGGTCATACGCCAGCATCACAGCGTCGAGCCCGTGCGCTATGGTCTCCGCGTCTTCACTGGACAGTTCAGCTCCCGGAACATAGCTGTCAACTATATCCGCGCTGTCGGATGGCAGGTTCACATATACAGGAGAATCTTTATCCAGGGTAAGCGCCGCTATTAACGCGTCGGCGTCGTTCATCTCTTCCGCGTAAACGCCGACGAAATTCACGTTATCCCAAGGGGAGGATGCCCTTGTTCCTTCCGCTATCCCAGCGACCAGATCGTGGACCACATACCGATTCAGCCAGTTCACGTCTTTCGACTCAAGATACCCCAGCCTTCCACCCAGCCTGTCCAGGCAGGTCAGGCCGGAAATATACGTTATCGTATCCGCGGAAAGCCCCGATTCCAGAGCCGATTTTGTCCCATAGTATCCAAGCAGGGCATCATAAAGCCCGCTGTCCAGGATGACAGCGTTAATAGCGCTGACAACGGTCAGAAGTTCCTCATCCGTTACGCTCCCGCCGGCAGCATGCGCGTCCACTATCGTTCTTGCTTCTTCCGAAAGCCCTGTGTATAAAGGACTTGCCGTATCAGACGCCAGAGAACATATCATAGCGTTCGCGTCCGTTATATCGTTCATATCCAGCGTAAACGAGTCGTAATATCCTTTGCTATCATATCGCATCGATGACAACGCCTCTATCTCGTCCTGGGTAGCCTCACGCCCGATAACGGTTCGGTAATAGTAATACACAAGCGGTATGGTCTCTTCCTTAACTATACTATTGAGCATCTTCCGTTCCTGAAAAGCGTATTCTCCAAGTACCAGCTCCTTTTCCGCTTCTATCTCTTCTTTTTTAGCCTGGATATCGCCATCCAGCAAGGCCAGTTGTTCGGAAACCTGCCGGTCGAAGTCGGCCGCGTAACTCCTTATCTGGTTAATCGCGTCCTGGACCCCGGGAACCTCTATTTCCTCGTAATAAACCTCACCATACCATGTCTTATGTTTTATCCTCTGGTATTTCATGTCGTAAAGCCGGCTGATCTCCGACGAGAACACCGCCCTCTGGGCGTTGACCTCCCGCATAAAATCCTCGGTTAACAGGCTTTTCTGTTCCGCCAGAAGAAGCAGTGTATCCGCGGTACGCCTTTCGATCTCGCATGAGATATCGGACATGGATTTTTTGAGCTTCTCCCGCGCGGAAACAAGTGTAGCGTCTACAAGATCGCCGGACTCATCGTAGTCATAATCGATAAAAATGTCGCCGTTATCGAATGTTATGAGGTCAATTTTCCCATCATCGTCGAACCAGCTTGTCGTACCGTCGGGTTTTGAAATGGAAGTCACTTTGTCGTTATCGTCATAGACGAAATACGCGGCGAAATCTCCCGGAAGCTGTAGGTCCGGTATCTCCTCGATAAGGCCGTTCACTTCGGCCATGATCGAATAATCCCCGTAAAGAGCTATATCGTTACCTTTTATGTATTCCACCAGGTCCCGCTGGTCCACCCATACGGGATCCGGCGGGAGTTCCCCGGTATCGCCGAGATTGGTCAGCCCCTGGTCAAGCTCATTTAGAGAGAACCGTATCTCTATCTTCCCCTCATAGGTATATAGAGAACTGCTCGACCTTATTTTCAGTCCGAACATCGATATTTTCGTCGGATTGAACCCGGCTTCGGCATAGCCCGAGTTGAAATCGACAGGAGAAGGCGTAAGTTGTACCCTCATCCATTCTCCGTCCGGTTCCAGCGTTACGACTTGCGAATACTCGGTCTTCCAGACACTGTCTTTAGCGAAAGCCTCCACTATGAGGGGAACGGATGTATTTGCCTGGAAGTCCTCGCTCGTACGCACGTAAAATTCCAATTGCGTACTCGTCATGTCAACGGTACGGCCGTCATACCAGTTCTTGTCCGGGACATAACACGAATATCTGGGGTCAAGATACAGTTCCCCCATGCTGTACCCATTCACCATATTGAGATCCGCTTCCAGCATATCCCCATCGGCGTTCCAGGATATGGACGCTATACCCCCTCCCTGTCTTTTCCAGACCGTGTTCGCGTGGGAGACCGAATCGAGGTATGCCGTCGGGACGATACCACTGCCGTCGTTGAACACATAGCTGTAATAGGTCTCAGGAAGATACTGCACGCCCGGAACCCGCAGGTAATTATCGTCATCGTCAACAAGATATTCTTTTATGCCCCTCAGGTCCATCCATAAGGGCATGTCAACTATATCTTCCATAACACCGTCGCCATTAATAGGAAGGAACTTCACGCGGACCTGGCCGTGAAAATCCGTATTTGAGCCTGATTGGGTGGAAATGTTGATCCCCACCCTCACTATCCGGCTCGGATCGAAACCCGGGAAGGTATATCCCATAGGGATATCGCCGAATGTCGGGGTAAGGTCCATCTGGTAGAGCTTCTCACCTTCCTTGAGGTTCACCCAGGTACCGTATTGTATGTTACCCGACGCGTCCTCCACGAACAAACGCGCGCCATTCGGACATTCCACGGAACCTATCATTTCCTCGGGCACTTCTATGAGCATACTGAGCGGACGTGATGTCATGTTCAATGGGTCATCCCACCCTAAGCCGGGCACATCTTTCCTGAGGTCAAAATATATTTCCCCCTTGCTGTTCGTAGCGCTGTCCGTTTCCAGGTCCATGGTAAGCACGAATTCATCGGTAGCGGTATCCCTGTAAACGGACTTTATCGCCTTAAGAGCTTCATTTTCGTCCTCGATGTGCCAGCTTATCTGGTTAAGCAGATTCTGCTGGTAAAGTCCCGAAGGCCCGCTACCCAGCGAATCCACAAAATTCTCCAGTATCCCCTCCTCATCAAGAGGCTCTCCTCCGGTCAAAAGATCCAGGTTCCGCCCTACACCCAGGCCATAATACAGATCATCCAGCGGGCTTCCCTCACAATTCACGTTCTCAAAAAGATCAGGCAGTATGTTTTCCTTTACCATGACCTTACCAAGGTATTTAAGCCCTTCCGGCGCGTAACCTTGCGGCGTTATCCTGATCCCCAGCATAACTATCTTTGTCGGGTCAAAACCGGGGTCCGTATAACCAAGGTTGATGTTTTCCTCGGTAGGCCGGAGGGATATCGTTATCCATGAGCTTGTTGAATCCACAACGACCTCGGTACCGTACTGCGTATTCCAACTGGAGTCTTTCGCGAAAACCTGGATCTCCGGAGGATACAGAGGATCATATTCAAAACTATCGTCCAGCTTGACCAGAAAACTTATCTCCTTCCCGGTCATGTCGATCGGCGCCTGCCACGCAAGCCCGGGGATATCGTACCTGAGGTCGAGGAACATCTCGCCTTCGGAATAATTCGCGTCACCGGCCTCAAGATCTACGCTCAGTTCCCACTGATCGTCGGCATAATCCCTTTCCACAAAACGTATGCCCAGCGAATCCTCATAGGTCTGGTGCCTCCAGTTCGACGCCGCGATATCTATTTCCTCGATCGGTACATCTGGCGCGTCTCCCGGATCACGCACATAAACGATATCGCTAAGTTTGTCCAGGTCATATATAGGCACTATCCCCTGCGAATTCCCAAGAGCGACCAGCTTATCCTCATAGAAAACCAGCCTCGTGGAATCTTCCATCTCAAAAATGACAAGATCATCCTGGATGGAAACATTGCGGTGTTTACCGTCGGCCGTATGCAGGGAGAATTTCGACAGCTTACGGGTAACCGGGTCGAATTCGACATTGTCGATAGTTGATCCATCGGGTTTGGTTATTTTTACGATACTGCCCTTGAAATATTCTATTTGCGTCCCGTCATCCAATTTCTTATATGTATAATTTATGGTCGTAACCGCCCCGCCGTCCTCGTCAACATCATAGGCATACATATACGTCTCACCGTACGGGGTCTCTATCTTCTCGGTCCTATGGTCCCCATTGTAATAACGTTTGTTGCCCACCTCATCGGTTATTACCGTATTCCCACCCGTATATTGATATGAATATACGGATCCGGCGCGGCCTCCATACAATATTTCTATTTTTTTCGTCCGGTCGTCAGCATAATACTCATATCTAACCTCCATCCCCGCATCGGTAACTATCCCCGCTAACAGGTCTTCTTTATATATGTATTCTGTACCACTGGCTTGAGACCTGAAAGTAATGGTTGTCTTCCCATCCGAAGGGTCGGTCGCGTAAAATACATCGAACGTTTCACCCGTATCGTTTTTCGTCAACCTAGCTATCTTCCCGGTATCATCCAGCTCATAGGAGACGTTCTGCGAGTCGATGAAATCAGCCAAACTCCCACCCGCGAAGAAATACTCCGAACCGTCCGCGGAAAAAAGCCTGGCACCTTCCAGGTCGCCGTCGGTATTGAACGTCATATCCTGTAATATCGCCCCTTCCCGTTCTAGGCTTTGGACATCACCCCCATCGAAATTCACCACAGAGCCGTCATCGAATTCTATCTTAAGAAGTATACCGTTCGCGTCAAACCATCTAACCGCGCCCGGTTCGGTCATTTTCAGCCCCGTTATGTTCCGCTCATCGTCCCTCTGGTAATCATAGTCCACCTCCACCCCTTCGGCAGAAACGGTCTTTTCGATCAAACCATCGGCGAACCGCATCCTGCTGAACTCGCTGGTCAAGATCTCCTTTATCGTGTTATCCGCGCTATAATCGAACTTAATGTTCGGGGTATCCGCACCCATCACTTCCACCACCTGAGCGATAAGATCAAATACCGCGTTCCCGGATGTCACGGTCTCCACCCCCGGTCCGGTGTCTATCTTTAACTCGCCTATTGTAAGTCCGTTCAACATGGTGATATCCACAACGTCCACATGGTCGCTTCCTATATACAGTCCGGACAGGACCGAATCGTCAAACTCCAGCTTTATGCCATTAACAATGGCGCTTTGCAGCGACACAACGACACCATCATCATCGGCAGTTACAACAAAGTTATATACATTACCGTTCAAGGTGGTCACCTTTTTCAGGTAATTCGATTCGAACTCGAACAGAGACCCGTCACTTCCGTTCTGGCTCAGGACATCGTTCCCGCAATAAAAATTCATGTATCCACCGTCTACTGATAATGCCGCTATAGACCCGTCAGCGTACCCCACCGATATGCCGCCATCATACTCGACATTCACCATATCCTCACCGGAAGTGTTATCCGTTCTTGAAATAAGGTCAGTGCCATCATAATACCCATCGCGTGTTGCTTTGACCATCCCGCCATTGATCGCCGTCGTATATTCCACCACCCCATTCGCGACCACATATCCACGCGTTTCTATATAACTGCCTTTCTTGAGGCTGATCATACGCCCGGATGGGCCATAGACCACCTCTGTATCATTTATCGTACACCCGCGTTGCAGAAGGGCTCCGTCCGCATCATAGCTTTCCCAGGTAAGATCCGCCCTCCTTGTCTCTTTTAAACTGCCGTCGGGATAATAAAGATTTCTTTGAAGAAATTCGCCCTGCGGGTCATAAGTTTCAAGCATCATTATCGATCCGTCGGCCAGATAATAAGCTATACTTTTTATGTCGCAGGTTCCTTCATAGTATGAATATTCCTTATACGCACCCGTCGAATATGTTTCAGACACAAGACGGCCGTTGCCATCCGGCAACATTGCAACATCCTCGAATTCCCTGACCAGACCGTTAGAATATTGCTCAAACTGTTTCCTGCCTGATCCATAATAACTGTAGTCTGTCGTCGCTCCATGGGACCAGCTGGCGAGCGCATCTCGATCCTCACCGCTCATCACAAAGCCGGCGCCATCCTGCCATATAAGTCCTCCGACGTAATTATTCTCATATAGAACATCGTACTTATGCGTTATGGACCCCGGCCCCAGCTCGCCGGCAAGTATAGGTTTGCCCTGTGATATCAGACGGGCATCGTGGTCAAGTGACAGTTCCGC
Above is a genomic segment from Candidatus Omnitrophota bacterium containing:
- a CDS encoding cysteine peptidase family C39 domain-containing protein, whose amino-acid sequence is MKGLIRRDPFMRTVSSILIPLFLWNQLAWAGDIPIPVSVEVASTDSGMAEDEFLDRLDLQQSVVDNKNIIEGFVAEIMRAALPEEAGDITIFTPEGHRVTLSDERVTDIETKDGDTISDIVMDENGGLAEATVHLKDGRILYIHEGDITSLVDISGNRYEYDGDGTLCYIEFSDGRGCSASKGDDGSLTLMDNEKISVYTPSGDLSRVEYYNGKDIYYENGKIARLTENDGTEYFYSTVIGPGVTYDTVRLERIEKDGNNYLIDDGHITEIELADGTVLRKILLDADGKIVNAEVTCTDGTSYEVSGGRIREFRDLSGATAVYTYVSENEVIVDITDGDAARALKYSKDASSGNIIISEDGRNYTYSSEWSLLSFSDGTGTFEYIYDGSGSVVNTIFRGVNGDVNEYNEENDIVRREEASGAVYVFYAEGDARGCVEKVIQEDNVVFFEYGSGPDGGMDVVSRELYDGYETYASYYSTDYVPRATSPEFKATFTVDDTKSYSNLYLGASYFSSGNMSISFSLNMYNGSTNVYYSAYNYKTHKSEYVNECLDVDIVKGVEYTAELVWMDEGVGVFVYQSGSGRPSDPIYTIANKEWDPRFYISGSNASIGLDPASPGEFTHSESISSDYLDPLSGISDQAIEFYFDGNYSNRSFCSSVSVEQEGAYKCASLDVYGGDACLYLYTYDHTTYAYDSQSVDLGVVLDSDVTYMLENVAEGNDIYIYLHEKNQPRGDAVYVLKDFDGKVHVSSSITGGRMSSEIKDNVTFYSYNSSGKLTKREILSDGSTLEYIYDNYGQIKEKVVTDASGVQKTYDNRGLLLREEKPCGEVTVYGYDPDGNLISIIPEYPDGTEFEYYTAGDYEGQVKTVVLPNGDEFWFEYDTSPAGRLVVKKRTAYDQFNKYESYYGTAYISRSTDPVFKSDFTLAPDKIYSELFLGVSYYKYDEKSINVSLTVYGNKARIYYSKYNYVTGQNEYDSRELDIDVLKDTEYTLEYEWRSDGVYIFIYEASAGKPEKALYKINDADWDPKFHIRGTNADIELDTGSSGEYDVSSSYDSDYSYQISGSPVLMTEFTLDPAASTNSVSWGLSGQTSDMYGSIHLSYYNGTPLFNTYHYVCSTGKYENEKMEVPVTFIPGSTYVVEAVVDEDNRLEVFIYEKGGSKGEAVYFEDDCGWIQSAYSNVSGGECKVEAYDRLENIEYNTRNGLMIKDDVPSGMADMFLYLEPEVRKVEEYYLDSLVPRIFPNGDIDILTGFCPDAGRIVPLPGDMFDPSGELYTDYAFRNQYFDILMYDNKTGLLTASISPDGTRTDWQEGFNEDPFSKCSIRLMAPDMDPMALLDPIHAVLSEAVEYCGARTFYESGRVHVERLDDGITLEYSDEDWNGRHIGRLVKKTMPDGSYLVYEDHYAGTDQAKFVYEYDATGGLLNTYEYDVYGNIVSDFDIETDNFAMKTHVDDSITTYEKYAGSFRKNTFFDASAGTLEEYIYDGDTLSFIRTTYADGVSEAYEVIGGDEADRRLAEKNAPGQLFIKGVNLPWLRYGYDIGGYTQGGEPLGFSSDLGVLYEELNKYRNCTVRVFMFTDLRSGVDFDASGKPVSFTDKVYDDTRALFQAAKAFNIELIPVLFDYSIADGVTQEGVYDVGEHPDVIGEGATRQALFDLFDGFFEEFAGDPSVYAWDIINEPEYCTSAGMDEIKAFVNDMAALIHAKDVDAQVTVGAKNRGSLVDLWLDADLDVLQYHYYDDFPAELSLDHDARLISQGKPILAGELGPGSITHKYDVLYENNYVGGLIWQDGAGFVMSGEDRDALASWSHGATTDYSYYGSGRKQFEQYSNGLVREFEDVAMLPDGNGRLVSETYSTGAYKEYSYYEGTCDIKSIAYYLADGSIMMLETYDPQGEFLQRNLYYPDGSLKETRRADLTWESYDADGALLQRGCTINDTEVVYGPSGRMISLKKGSYIETRGYVVANGVVEYTTAINGGMVKATRDGYYDGTDLISRTDNTSGEDMVNVEYDGGISVGYADGSIAALSVDGGYMNFYCGNDVLSQNGSDGSLFEFESNYLKKVTTLNGNVYNFVVTADDDGVVVSLQSAIVNGIKLEFDDSVLSGLYIGSDHVDVVDITMLNGLTIGELKIDTGPGVETVTSGNAVFDLIAQVVEVMGADTPNIKFDYSADNTIKEILTSEFSRMRFADGLIEKTVSAEGVEVDYDYQRDDERNITGLKMTEPGAVRWFDANGILLKIEFDDGSVVNFDGGDVQSLEREGAILQDMTFNTDGDLEGARLFSADGSEYFFAGGSLADFIDSQNVSYELDDTGKIARLTKNDTGETFDVFYATDPSDGKTTITFRSQASGTEYIYKEDLLAGIVTDAGMEVRYEYYADDRTKKIEILYGGRAGSVYSYQYTGGNTVITDEVGNKRYYNGDHRTEKIETPYGETYMYAYDVDEDGGAVTTINYTYKKLDDGTQIEYFKGSIVKITKPDGSTIDNVEFDPVTRKLSKFSLHTADGKHRNVSIQDDLVIFEMEDSTRLVFYEDKLVALGNSQGIVPIYDLDKLSDIVYVRDPGDAPDVPIEEIDIAASNWRHQTYEDSLGIRFVERDYADDQWELSVDLEAGDANYSEGEMFLDLRYDIPGLAWQAPIDMTGKEISFLVKLDDSFEYDPLYPPEIQVFAKDSSWNTQYGTEVVVDSTSSWITISLRPTEENINLGYTDPGFDPTKIVMLGIRITPQGYAPEGLKYLGKVMVKENILPDLFENVNCEGSPLDDLYYGLGVGRNLDLLTGGEPLDEEGILENFVDSLGSGPSGLYQQNLLNQISWHIEDENEALKAIKSVYRDTATDEFVLTMDLETDSATNSKGEIYFDLRKDVPGLGWDDPLNMTSRPLSMLIEVPEEMIGSVECPNGARLFVEDASGNIQYGTWVNLKEGEKLYQMDLTPTFGDIPMGYTFPGFDPSRIVRVGINISTQSGSNTDFHGQVRVKFLPINGDGVMEDIVDMPLWMDLRGIKEYLVDDDDNYLRVPGVQYLPETYYSYVFNDGSGIVPTAYLDSVSHANTVWKRQGGGIASISWNADGDMLEADLNMVNGYSMGELYLDPRYSCYVPDKNWYDGRTVDMTSTQLEFYVRTSEDFQANTSVPLIVEAFAKDSVWKTEYSQVVTLEPDGEWMRVQLTPSPVDFNSGYAEAGFNPTKISMFGLKIRSSSSLYTYEGKIEIRFSLNELDQGLTNLGDTGELPPDPVWVDQRDLVEYIKGNDIALYGDYSIMAEVNGLIEEIPDLQLPGDFAAYFVYDDNDKVTSISKPDGTTSWFDDDGKIDLITFDNGDIFIDYDYDESGDLVDATLVSAREKLKKSMSDISCEIERRTADTLLLLAEQKSLLTEDFMREVNAQRAVFSSEISRLYDMKYQRIKHKTWYGEVYYEEIEVPGVQDAINQIRSYAADFDRQVSEQLALLDGDIQAKKEEIEAEKELVLGEYAFQERKMLNSIVKEETIPLVYYYYRTVIGREATQDEIEALSSMRYDSKGYYDSFTLDMNDITDANAMICSLASDTASPLYTGLSEEARTIVDAHAAGGSVTDEELLTVVSAINAVILDSGLYDALLGYYGTKSALESGLSADTITYISGLTCLDRLGGRLGYLESKDVNWLNRYVVHDLVAGIAEGTRASSPWDNVNFVGVYAEEMNDADALIAALTLDKDSPVYVNLPSDSADIVDSYVPGAELSSEDAETIAHGLDAVMLAYDLYGQMVAYYGSESAFRSKLSSDTIAYADGLSCLACPVSGLMEKDKVDIAWLNRYILQDILPGLRPKEKYARVFSAEALKEDLVNSSEAVVAAAFKANVTSGVITFITEYLNDPGQRAGMLAGLGLTGSDVINITDAFIRAVQEWLEGQDVHFGRSAFGTLARYLEENGVNEDLETVAVKSLLIDLLMGITGPATDEKIEISMYTMNKVATLFGVSGTTCRLTYQDILAIEGPFITLINKSHYVTVLDVTASEVTYWDSNLGTDGGEVTISRSDFESNWQGDVIANTPIAPEKVLTDVEAQNIKGAFFWLIIPIITGIIEAVTAVVTVVMGAITGILSTLATVVGNVMAGLVQAVANIGNMLVFVGKTFLGAMGIGGGAGAGAAAGTAAAGTVATGFSVPTLISGAGTTLIKIGVGYGVSVGLEALGVDPVLSGLIASVVTGGVSGFMGENAGIQMAFKTALQYGAASGMTLLGQHFDLDPMLTNILSMTTSVLTGASLDPEVTVGQALEKIAPDITRELAYYG